In Halarcobacter mediterraneus, the following proteins share a genomic window:
- a CDS encoding CbiM family transporter, which translates to MHISEGVLSTPVIVSSSIVLIPLIINSIRKIDYEDISKVALVSALFFVVSTIHLPIGVTSIHFMMLGIIGMLLGWHSFTALLIALLLQALLIGFGGLSSLAVNTLNTGVGALVAYYLFKYLNNKLPFVLMSFIVGFVPIIITSFGIAVALMFSNEEFFTVAKVAVIAHLPLALIEGLIMIFLFKTLKKYQIKGLNL; encoded by the coding sequence ATGCATATTAGTGAAGGGGTTTTATCCACTCCAGTAATAGTCTCATCCTCTATAGTCTTGATACCTTTAATTATTAATAGTATAAGAAAAATAGATTATGAAGATATATCAAAAGTTGCACTTGTTAGTGCATTGTTTTTTGTTGTTTCAACTATACATTTGCCCATTGGTGTAACAAGTATCCATTTTATGATGTTAGGTATTATCGGTATGCTATTAGGATGGCATAGCTTTACAGCCCTACTTATTGCTTTGTTATTACAAGCTTTATTAATTGGTTTTGGAGGTCTTAGTTCCTTAGCCGTAAATACTTTAAATACAGGAGTTGGGGCATTAGTAGCTTATTATCTTTTTAAATATTTAAATAATAAATTACCTTTTGTTTTAATGTCTTTTATTGTTGGTTTTGTTCCAATAATTATTACTTCTTTTGGAATAGCAGTTGCTTTAATGTTTAGTAATGAAGAGTTTTTTACTGTTGCAAAAGTTGCAGTTATAGCACACCTTCCCCTTGCTTTGATTGAAGGACTTATTATGATTTTTTTATTTAAAACTTTAAAAAAATATCAAATAAAAGGACTTAACTTATGA